One segment of Capricornis sumatraensis isolate serow.1 chromosome 23, serow.2, whole genome shotgun sequence DNA contains the following:
- the FUOM gene encoding fucose mutarotase isoform X1, whose translation MVVLKGVPALLSPELLFALARMGHGDEIVLADVNFPSSSICRGGPEEIRADGLGIPQLLEAVLQLLPLDTYVQSPAVVMEPVPSDRKSGLLAPVWTSYQSVLSRAGYEFSLGIVERFAFYERAKKAFAVVATGETALYGNLILKKGVLAPEDLC comes from the exons ATGGTGGTGCTCAAGGGCGTCCCCGCGCTCCTGTCCCCGGAGCTGCTCTTCGCCCTGGCGCGGATGGGGCACGGAGATGAGATCG TTCTTGCAGACGTGAACTTCCCCAGCAGCTCCATCTGTAGAGGCGGCCCGGAGGAGATCCGCGCCGACG GCCTGGGCATCCCCCAGCTCCTAGAGGCCGTGCTGCAGCTGCTACCCCTGGACACCTATGTGCAGAGCCCG GCTGTGGTCATGGAGCCGGTGCCCAGCGACAGGAAGAGCGGCCTGCTGGCCCCAGTGTGGACGAGCTACCAGTCCGTCCTTTCCAGGGCTGGCTATGAG TTCTCCCTGGGGATTGTGGAGAGGTTTGCGTTTTATGAGCGGGCAAAAAAGGCTTTTGCTGTTGTGGCAACAGG GGAGACAGCCCTCTACGGGAATCTCATCCTCAAGAAGGGGGTGCTGGCTCCTGAAGACCTGTGCTAA
- the FUOM gene encoding fucose mutarotase isoform X3, with protein MVVLKGVPALLSPELLFALARMGHGDEIGLGIPQLLEAVLQLLPLDTYVQSPAVVMEPVPSDRKSGLLAPVWTSYQSVLSRAGYEFSLGIVERFAFYERAKKAFAVVATGETALYGNLILKKGVLAPEDLC; from the exons ATGGTGGTGCTCAAGGGCGTCCCCGCGCTCCTGTCCCCGGAGCTGCTCTTCGCCCTGGCGCGGATGGGGCACGGAGATGAGATCG GCCTGGGCATCCCCCAGCTCCTAGAGGCCGTGCTGCAGCTGCTACCCCTGGACACCTATGTGCAGAGCCCG GCTGTGGTCATGGAGCCGGTGCCCAGCGACAGGAAGAGCGGCCTGCTGGCCCCAGTGTGGACGAGCTACCAGTCCGTCCTTTCCAGGGCTGGCTATGAG TTCTCCCTGGGGATTGTGGAGAGGTTTGCGTTTTATGAGCGGGCAAAAAAGGCTTTTGCTGTTGTGGCAACAGG GGAGACAGCCCTCTACGGGAATCTCATCCTCAAGAAGGGGGTGCTGGCTCCTGAAGACCTGTGCTAA
- the FUOM gene encoding fucose mutarotase isoform X2 — protein MVVLKGVPALLSPELLFALARMGHGDEIVLADVNFPSSSICRGGPEEIRADGLGIPQLLEAVLQLLPLDTYVQSPAVVMEPVPSDRKSGLLAPVWTSYQSVLSRAGYEGDSPLRESHPQEGGAGS, from the exons ATGGTGGTGCTCAAGGGCGTCCCCGCGCTCCTGTCCCCGGAGCTGCTCTTCGCCCTGGCGCGGATGGGGCACGGAGATGAGATCG TTCTTGCAGACGTGAACTTCCCCAGCAGCTCCATCTGTAGAGGCGGCCCGGAGGAGATCCGCGCCGACG GCCTGGGCATCCCCCAGCTCCTAGAGGCCGTGCTGCAGCTGCTACCCCTGGACACCTATGTGCAGAGCCCG GCTGTGGTCATGGAGCCGGTGCCCAGCGACAGGAAGAGCGGCCTGCTGGCCCCAGTGTGGACGAGCTACCAGTCCGTCCTTTCCAGGGCTGGCTATGAG GGAGACAGCCCTCTACGGGAATCTCATCCTCAAGAAGGGGGTGCTGGCTCCTGA